TGAACCCGGGGGCCGACCCCGCGAGCCTGCCGACGATGGCCGGTTGGGCGACGGCTCTGTTTATCGCCGGCTGGGCGACGGGCGGCCTCGTCTTCGGTATGGTCGGCGACCGCTGGGGACGAGTCAGGACGATGTCGCTGACGATCCTGTTGTATTCGATCTTCACCGGCATGTCCGGCCTGGCGCAATCCTGGCCTGAGTTCCTCGCCTACCGCTTCCTCTGCGGCATGGGGATCGGCGGCGAGTACGCGGCGGGCGTCGCCCTGACGGCCGAGGCCATCCCGGCGCGGTCGCGGGCCGTCTGCCTGGCGCTCGTGCAGGCGTCGTCGTCCATCGGCGCGATCCTGGGTTCGGCGCTCAGCCTCTGGGTCGGGCCGCAAGCCACGGAGTCGATCCTCGGCTACCCCGGGTGGCGGGTCCTCTTCTTCTTCGGCGTGATCCCCAGCATCTTGCTGGTCCTGATCCGTTCGCGAGTCCCCGAACCCGACCGCTGGATCCGCGCCCGCGAGGAGGCCGAACGCGATCCCGAGGCCGGGTATCGCATGGGCGACGTCCGCGAGCTGGTCGTCGACCCGGTCTTGCGTCGGCGGTCGTTGATCGCCCTGGCCCTGGGGTTCGTCGGCCAGGTCGGGTTGTGGAGCATCGGCCTGTACTCGCCGGAGTTGGTTCGCGACGTCGTGTTCCGCGATCATCGCAACAGGGTCGTCGAACAGGTGCGTGAACAGGGCGGTGACGTGACGGCCGTCGAACAGGCTGCGACGCTCGACAAACTGGCCCTCGAGTGGGGAAAGACCGGCAAGTCCGAGACCGACCAGCAAGCCGCGTTAGCCTCCTGGAAAGCAGAGTCCGACGGGTTCGTCGGCCGGGGGACGCTCTTGCAGGACGTCGGCTCGTTCTTCGGGGCGCCGTTCTGCACCTGGATCGCCGTCCAGTTCGGCCGGCGTTGGGCGTTCGCGACGGCCTACTCGCTGGCGCTGGCCTCGATCTGGCTGGCCTTCGGCTGGATGTCCACGGGGACGGACGCTTACTGGATGCTGCCGTTCCTGGGATTCTCCACCTGCGCGATCTTCGGCGTGATCGTCCTCTACCTCCCCGAGTTGTTCCCGACTCGGCTGCGGACGACGGGGATGGGCTTCAGCTACAACATCGCCCGATACCTGACCGCCGGATTCCCGATCCTTCTCGGTTGGCTGGCGGCCGGCGCTGGGGGGTACTCGCGGGCGGCGCTCATCATGTCGTCCGTCTACATCCTCGGCCTGGCCGTCGTCCCGTTCGCCCCCGAGACCCGCGGCAAACCCCTGCCCGACTGAGAGTTCTCCCATGATCCGACGGCTCCCGGCGCTCCTGCTGCTCGCCCTCACGACGACGACCCAGGCCGCGGAGCCGAGGTTCGTCCTCGAGGGGCTGGTCCTCCCCGGCGGAGGCCGTCGCGGGGCGCGTCGCGAGGCGATCCCGAGCGACCCGATCGTCGCGCGGATCGTCGCCGGCACGTGGGCCATGCCGAAGGCGGGCGAAGCTCTCGACTCCGGCGACGGCCGCGAGCGCAAGTGGACCTCGATCCAGGCCCAGGCCGGCGGGTTCCATGTGTC
This is a stretch of genomic DNA from Paludisphaera rhizosphaerae. It encodes these proteins:
- a CDS encoding MFS transporter, with the protein product MAAGTAEETGHKLTKTHWWILAAASLGWLFDAMDQRIFVLARTPALRDLNPGADPASLPTMAGWATALFIAGWATGGLVFGMVGDRWGRVRTMSLTILLYSIFTGMSGLAQSWPEFLAYRFLCGMGIGGEYAAGVALTAEAIPARSRAVCLALVQASSSIGAILGSALSLWVGPQATESILGYPGWRVLFFFGVIPSILLVLIRSRVPEPDRWIRAREEAERDPEAGYRMGDVRELVVDPVLRRRSLIALALGFVGQVGLWSIGLYSPELVRDVVFRDHRNRVVEQVREQGGDVTAVEQAATLDKLALEWGKTGKSETDQQAALASWKAESDGFVGRGTLLQDVGSFFGAPFCTWIAVQFGRRWAFATAYSLALASIWLAFGWMSTGTDAYWMLPFLGFSTCAIFGVIVLYLPELFPTRLRTTGMGFSYNIARYLTAGFPILLGWLAAGAGGYSRAALIMSSVYILGLAVVPFAPETRGKPLPD